The Prevotella sp. E9-3 genome has a window encoding:
- a CDS encoding family 16 glycosylhydrolase: MKEFVIILTSLFFCTLCSCSQKTADRNDWYELSWHDEFNGKTINDSIWSKMKRMPTARSLCNLTPDDRMYEVGKGRLRLYARHNKGILPNDTATFLTGGVTSEGKRTFTYGKIEVRVRLHGAIGTWPAVWTMPEDRKLWENPNPKYTEIDLLEYVDRNDFVYQTAHNAYTLADQKNWYEPKQQHTPTIKVNKYNIYSVEILPDMLIFAVNGKETFRYPKKEEYKNQFPYGIESHIMMDMQTYPPKSWASGVEPETFPAYMDIDWIRVYKLKEKP, encoded by the coding sequence ATGAAAGAATTCGTAATAATACTAACAAGTCTGTTTTTCTGCACTCTGTGTTCCTGCTCCCAGAAAACTGCCGACCGTAACGACTGGTACGAACTCAGTTGGCATGATGAATTCAACGGCAAAACCATCAACGATAGCATATGGAGCAAGATGAAGCGCATGCCCACTGCACGCAGCCTGTGCAACCTAACTCCGGACGACAGGATGTACGAAGTGGGCAAAGGGCGCCTACGTCTGTATGCAAGACACAATAAGGGCATCTTACCCAATGACACCGCCACATTTCTTACTGGAGGCGTCACCTCCGAAGGCAAACGCACCTTCACCTATGGTAAGATAGAAGTGCGTGTGCGTCTGCATGGAGCCATCGGCACTTGGCCCGCCGTCTGGACGATGCCGGAGGACAGAAAACTCTGGGAGAATCCTAACCCCAAATATACGGAAATTGACCTCTTGGAATACGTGGACCGAAACGATTTCGTTTATCAGACAGCACATAATGCCTACACTTTGGCAGACCAGAAAAATTGGTACGAGCCGAAACAACAGCACACCCCTACTATCAAAGTCAACAAGTACAACATCTATAGTGTGGAGATTCTGCCCGATATGCTCATCTTCGCTGTCAACGGGAAAGAGACTTTCCGTTATCCGAAAAAGGAGGAATACAAAAATCAGTTTCCTTACGGCATCGAGTCACATATTATGATGGACATGCAGACATATCCTCCCAAGTCATGGGCAAGCGGTGTGGAACCTGAGACTTTCCCTGCATACATGGATATTGATTGGATTAGAGTTTATAAACTGAAAGAAAAGCCATGA